Below is a window of Leifsonia sp. NPDC080035 DNA.
CCAGCAGGGCGACCGTCGGCAGCTCCACGGGATGGCCGGGCCCGCCGTTCGCGTCGAGCACGTCCGCGCCGACGTGGCCGACCAGGTGGTTCACCGCGTACAGCGGCTTGCCGAGCGAGAGCGCGAGAGCCTTCGCGGCGCCGACGCCCACCATCAGAGCTCCGGACAGCCCCGGTCCGCTGGTCACGGCGATCGCGTCCACGTCGGCCAGCTCGATCCCGGCGTCCGCCACGGCGGTCTTGAGGGTCGGAGTGAGCGCCTCGAGGTGGGCGCGCGCCGCGACCTCGGGCACGACGCCGCCGTACCGCGCGTGCTCCTCCATCGACGACGCGATCGTGTTCGCGAGCAGGGTGGTGCCGCGGACGATCCCGACGCCGGTCTCGTCGCAGGAGGTCTCGATGCCGAGGACCAGGGGGCCGGCGTCGGTGGATGCGGTGCTGTTCATGCCAGGGTGGTCTCCGTCGAGGGGATGGCGAGGCGCATCACGATCGCGTCGACGCCGTCCGGCTGGTAGTACTTCGGCCGCACGCCGATCTCCTCGAAGCCGAGCGTGCGGTACAGGGTCTGGGCGTTCGGGTTGTCGGCACGCACCTCGAGGAAGACGTCCCGCGCCCCGCGCTTCCTCGCCTCCCCGATCAGCGCCTGCATCAGCGCCCGCCCCAGGCCGTGGCGGCGCGCGGCCGGCGCGACGGCGATCGTCTGGATGTCTCCCTCCGCCGCCCCGGCCGGGGCGAGCAGGCCGGCGTAACCGTCGATGGTCTCCGGGTCCTCCGGAGGGAAGGCGACGAGGTAGTAACCGTGCTCGCCGGTCACCTCCGCGATCATCGACCGCTCCGACCACGCGTCGTTCACGAAGGTCGCACGCTCCAGCTCCATGATGGCGGGCACGTCCTCGGCGGAGGCGCGGCGCAGCTGCCAGACGCGGCGAGCGCCCGCGGCCGTCACGCGCTCACCCGCTTGGGGCCGGCGGACAGCGTGACGTCGGGGGAACGGAGGTAGAGCGGCTCGTCCCTCTCGAACGGCAGCCCGGCGGCGAAGCGCAGCTCGGCGAGCATCCCGAGCCGGCCCGCGGAGACGGCCTCGGCGTCGAAGCGCGGGATGTCGCGGTGCGGCAGCTCGTCCGGCTTGCCGAGACCGGGCCCGTCGAGCCGGACGGGGAGGCCCGCCTCGTCGGCGCCGGAGTACGCCGTCCAGTAGCGCTCGCGGCGTCGTGCGTCCGTGACGACGAGCAGCGGGCCGGTGTGCCCGCCTGCGTAGCGCTCGAACGCGACCGCGTCGTGGCTCACGACCGGGACGAGAGGCTTGCCTGCGCCGAACGCGAACGCCTTGGCCGCGGCGATCCCGACCCGCAGCCCGGTGAACGGCCCGGGGCCCATCCCGGCGACCACGCCGGAGAGTGCGGCCACCTCGACCCCGGAGAGGCGCATCGCCTCTGCGATCAGCGAGCCGACGACCTCGGCGTGCCGCATGGTGTCGGTCTCGATCACCTCGGAGAGGACGCCGCCGTCGCGGTCGACCACGGCGACGCTCGTTCCGGCGGAGGTGTCGATGGCGAGGAGCATGATTCCAGCCTAAGCGGGATCGGACCAGCGCGGTCCGTAGCCGGTGAGCGTGACGCGGCGGGGCTCGTCGGCGTCGAGGTCATCGTCCACGCCGTCGCCCGCGCCGAGGTCAGTGCCGGTGTCGTCGTCCTCGCGCGTGTCGGCTGCCGCGGCGTCCGAGGCATCCGCGCCGGTGGGCCGGACGATGTCCACCTCCAGCCAGGACTCCGCGACGCCGTCGAGCATCCCGCTGCCCCACTCCACGACGACGACCGAGTGCGCGAAGTCGATGTCGAGATCGTCGAGCTCGAGTGCGCTGCCGAGGCGGTAGGCGTCCACGTGCACGAGCGGCGCGCCGCCGGTCAGGCTCGGGTGGCTGCGCGCGAGCACGAAGGTCGGGCTCGTCACCGGGCCCCGCACGCCAAGACCTTCGCCGATGCCGCGCGTGAGCGTCGTCTTGCCCGCGCCGAGCGGGCCGTTCAGGATCACGAGGTCGCCCGGCCGGAGCATCCCGGCCAGCTCGACACCCAGTGCGTGCATGTCCTCGCTGGTGGCGACCGACAGCTCCCGGACGGACGTGCCGCTCACGCCGCACCGCCACGGTAGCTGCGCCGCAGACGCCCGCCCAGGCGCGTCACGATCTCGTAATTGATGGTGTCCGCGGCCTCCGCCCAGTCGTCGGCGCCGGGGACGCCGGTCGCCGGGTCGCCGAACAGCACGACCTCGTCGCCGACCTCCACATCCGCATCGCCGACGTCGACGACGAACTGGTCCATCGCAACTCGGCCCGCGATCCGGTACCGCTCGCCGCCGATCGAGACCGGGCCGCGCCCGGACGCGTGCCGAGGGATCCCCTCCGCGTAGCCGAGTGGCACGAGCACGAGCGTCGTCTCCTTCTCGGTGCGGTACGTGTAGTCGTACGAGACGCCCGTGCCCGCCTGCACCCTCCGCACCGCCGCGACCCGGCCGCGCAGGGTCATGGCCGGCCGGAGGCCGAGCTCGGCGGCGGACTCGGCGCCGAACGGGCTGAGGCCGTACGAGGCGATCCCGAGGCGCACCATCGAGAAGCGCGACTCCGGGAGGCTCAGCGCGGCCGCGCTCGCGGCGATGTGGGTCAGGTCGGGCGTCAGCCCGGCGGCCGCCGCCCTGGCCAGTCCGTCACGATAGGCGTCGATCGCCGCGCGGTCGTCATCCGGCGACGCGTTGGAGACGTGGCTGAAGATGCCGCGCACGGTCAGGGCGCCGGCCCGCTCCAGCTCGCGGGCACGGACGAACGTCGTATCCCAGTCCCCGGCGGCGACACCGTTGCGGCTCAGCCCGGTCTCCAGTTTGATCTGTACCCGGGCCGGCA
It encodes the following:
- the rimI gene encoding ribosomal protein S18-alanine N-acetyltransferase — encoded protein: MELERATFVNDAWSERSMIAEVTGEHGYYLVAFPPEDPETIDGYAGLLAPAGAAEGDIQTIAVAPAARRHGLGRALMQALIGEARKRGARDVFLEVRADNPNAQTLYRTLGFEEIGVRPKYYQPDGVDAIVMRLAIPSTETTLA
- the tsaB gene encoding tRNA (adenosine(37)-N6)-threonylcarbamoyltransferase complex dimerization subunit type 1 TsaB, which gives rise to MLLAIDTSAGTSVAVVDRDGGVLSEVIETDTMRHAEVVGSLIAEAMRLSGVEVAALSGVVAGMGPGPFTGLRVGIAAAKAFAFGAGKPLVPVVSHDAVAFERYAGGHTGPLLVVTDARRRERYWTAYSGADEAGLPVRLDGPGLGKPDELPHRDIPRFDAEAVSAGRLGMLAELRFAAGLPFERDEPLYLRSPDVTLSAGPKRVSA
- the tsaE gene encoding tRNA (adenosine(37)-N6)-threonylcarbamoyltransferase complex ATPase subunit type 1 TsaE, with translation MHALGVELAGMLRPGDLVILNGPLGAGKTTLTRGIGEGLGVRGPVTSPTFVLARSHPSLTGGAPLVHVDAYRLGSALELDDLDIDFAHSVVVVEWGSGMLDGVAESWLEVDIVRPTGADASDAAAADTREDDDTGTDLGAGDGVDDDLDADEPRRVTLTGYGPRWSDPA
- the alr gene encoding alanine racemase — encoded protein: MSAPSAPFREIVVDLDAVTANVARLRELIGTEHVMAVVKANAYGHGAVACARAALAGGADWLGVADLSEAMELRAAGIDAPVLAWLHDPDEDFVDAVAAGVDIGVSSIAQLEAVAGAARGDVPARVQIKLETGLSRNGVAAGDWDTTFVRARELERAGALTVRGIFSHVSNASPDDDRAAIDAYRDGLARAAAAGLTPDLTHIAASAAALSLPESRFSMVRLGIASYGLSPFGAESAAELGLRPAMTLRGRVAAVRRVQAGTGVSYDYTYRTEKETTLVLVPLGYAEGIPRHASGRGPVSIGGERYRIAGRVAMDQFVVDVGDADVEVGDEVVLFGDPATGVPGADDWAEAADTINYEIVTRLGGRLRRSYRGGAA